The sequence below is a genomic window from Perca flavescens isolate YP-PL-M2 chromosome 24, PFLA_1.0, whole genome shotgun sequence.
ATATTTAACACGGTTTAACACGTCAGTGCTACAATTAttgatcaataaaaaaaaaaaatcgaaccCTAATATTGGTAAATTAGGTCTTTTATTAGtaatgtttgtgcgtgtgtttccACATCAAGAGTGTTCTTGGAGCCAACGCAAACCCGATCCCAGAGTACAAGGTGGCGGACATTCAGAAGTCccgtttcctcctcctccactacGGCGCGTTTAAGGCTGGCTGGGATTGGCTCATCTTGTTGGCCACGTTCTACGTCGCCGTCACCGTTCCCTATAACGTCTGCTTCACTGCTGTGGAGATACGAGAGGACGGCGCCTCAGCAGCACGTAACCCTCCAAGTGTCAGCGACATCTTGGTGGAGATCCTTTTTATCATCGGTAAGGCCTCTTTCACGGGCTCTGTATACGCTGTTTACATGATGATGGTGTTGTTGTAGTGTAGGAATAAACAATATCAGGCTTTAGCTGCACAGGCAATGCTTGTTGTCTAATTGTATTATATAACAAGAAAATAAGATGTCCTCCTATGTTGCGCCTACCCATTTAAGCATGTTTTTTCCACTTCCTTCTAATCAGTTTAATGGGTAACCCCCTCCTGGTTTACATAATCAAATCAAGCAGCTCTGAAACCACCTCTCCGTCTCTCTTAATTGACCCAGTTAGTATGCCAGTGCCTCCATCTCCTCCTAACACACAGGAGCTGTATGCTAATTGAACCTCCTTAACAATCTCCACTTCTTCTCTACTGTATCTCAACCTGCCATCTCCCCTCTGGCAATCCAGTCCACTAAACCCGCCTTGAGGAAGGCTTGTTAAAGGAAATATGTTCACAACCTGGACCTGACTGTCatggtgttgtaattttaaagtttagattttttttggggggggacgAAGAGTTGGAGAGATGAGAAGATGTACTGTATACCGTTGTCATGTCTGTGTGCAGTGAATATAAAGCTTAGCACAAAACACTGGAAACATGGCTCTGTCTGATGTatcaaaaaaaaaggcaactttactttgtttgaataaaaaaaaaacgagatatAAGGTGTTAATTTGTGAGCTTTGTGTGGCAGATATCGTGCTGAACTTCCGGACAACCTTCGTGAGCACGTCTGGTCAGGTCGTGTACGACGCCCGCTGCATTTGCGTTCACTATGTCACATCTTGGCTGTTTGTCGATCTGATCGCCGCCTTGCCCTTTGACCTGCTCTACGCCTTCAATATCAGTGTGGTgggtttctcacacacacacacacacacacaatcacacacacacagagacagctaTACAGTTTTGGTTTGTATAATGTGTGCACATTTGTCTATATAAGAGTGTTGGGAGAGTGCATATCAATCATAGATGCCTGATTGTGGTTGCACTTTTGTGTGTCTTTAGGTGTGATTTACGTGCAATGTATAGGCAGAGGCTCTATGGGCGCTGCCAGTGGTAATAGACGCCATTGTTTTATCAATATCACGCTCCTGCTGTTCGATTCTCGCTCAGCATTAATTTAATAAGACCAAGAAAGAGCCTACAAATGCAAATGGTATGCTACAAAGATAAGGCAAATGAAACTTAAAGCCAACAAAAGATTGTTTTTTGGCTCCATATTTTCTTGAAATCCTGCTCTCACCATTTGTTGCAGTGGCTTCGATGGAAGGAAACTGGGAGTCTGAGCTTCAACATTAAGTAACCATTAATTaagatgattaaaaaaagactGTTGACTACAAATTACAGGTGCAGGCGAGTAGATTAGCCAGACGATGTTGAGTGCAGAGCTTTCTGGCTGTGTAACAGATACAGTATGATAGATACTGGATCACCGAATCTGAGAGGGTCACAAAGTGTTCGAAAACAAGACGATGTTGCGAGCTAGATGTTGGTGTAATGGATTTAACTGGACTAGTGAATCTGCTCAGAAATAGTAGGTATTTGTGTCTTTGATTGACACTGGAGTGAGGCAGAGATGTTATACACCTGTTCATTCTCTGCTGAATTAATTTGCCTGAATGGATCCATATCTTGATATCTAGATTAATTAAATCCTATCTGAGTGGGGTGTAATCAATCTGTGTTGTGAACCCAGAGCTGCTTCAATTAACGCACCACTTATTGGGCACCGAAACAAGCAGGGAATTGCAACCTCAGTTAATACAGAGGTGAGGAAGGAAATCAATAAAGGAACAATGTTTGATGAGGtcatttttacttgagtacgACAGGGATTTTTTCCAGTCGAGGACCATGATGGCAGTGGTTTTCTCTGAGTGGCTTCTCTGGTAAAAgctgcgattttttttttttttgtaagtgaAAGTTTATCTTGagttaaaagtatttttaatcCCATCTGAGCTACAAGATTTCGACAGTCTACGGAGCAACCGTTGACGGTTTTTCTGCACTGGGAGTGAGATCATGGGGCAGGTCCCCCCAGTGTCACGGCTCACTGTCAAGATGCCTGATTGAAATTCTCAGCGTGCATGGGCGATTTCTAAGTACTAGGGaaacttttaaaaacttttaatTGTGGTTTAAAGTCTACTGTACCTCTCCAGGAGGAACTAATCCTATCCTAATCAGCAATCTTGTGTTACTGTAGATGTGTTCATACCTTCGAATGTTTGACTCCTCTGTCTCCCAGAACTTTGGGGTTCACCTGCTGAAGACGGTGCGCCTCCTCCGCCTCTTGCGCCTCCTACAGAAGCTGGACCGTTACTCGCAGTACAGCGCCGTAGTCCTCACCCTGCTCATGTCCACGTTCGCCCTGCTGGGCCACTGGATGGCCTGCATCTGGTACCTCATTGGACGCAGCGAGATCGAAAGTAATAGCCCCGCCTCCTGGGATATaggtttgtgtatgtgtgtgtgtgtcgtgaaGTCCTGTGCGTTGCAACTTTATGGAATGATTTTAATGGATGGAAAGACGAAGACCAAAGCAAATATGATCTGTATCATTTTAACCCAATTTCACAGAGTTTGAGACGTGCTTGTATACACACTCAGTGTGTGGTCTGTGTCCTTTTACTGAGAAAACCCTTCTAATGATGGTGATCTGTCTCCCCTCCTACTGTGCTCACTAGTGCCAAACCCCAACAATACTGTGAGGTGTGCTTTAGGTGATGGTGGCTATCCTGTTTAAATCAGCAACTTGGAATGAGACAGGAGGAGGCCAGAGGGGTAACAGTGGTGGAAAGATATACAGAAAGGGCCTTCACTGATACACAGATGGACATGGGGAGGCGGTGGTCAGGTGGAACAGCGGGTTGTACATTAATTGCAGGGTTGGTAACACTGAACCCTAAATTGCTTCCGATGAGCAGGGCAGCGCTCCATTATTCTTGGTTAATGAGTGTGTGTCCATGGGTGGCTTTTAAGGCTTTGTCCTTCTCAGCTTGAAAAGCACTATATCAGCACTGTAAAACCCGATAAGTTAACATAACTCAAAAAATTTGGTGAAACTGATTACATCGAAATTTTTAAGTTTTGCTTACTCAGATTTGTAAGTTAAACAAACGTTCTCCAATAAGTATCTCTTACTATGTTCATTTAAGTGACATTAACATAAATTCGTAAGTAAAACAAACTTTCCTGTTCAAGTACATTTACTAGGTACTTTGTTTTAATAGTACACATAATataaagtttatcaaacttaaATATTGTTATTACCATTAacataaaatgtcacattttatttACGAAAATATTTACTTTATGTGTACTTAACTGTTTAAGTTCAATAGAGCTAAACACTTTGCTTAATTTAAACTTAAATTGCAAGACGGAgtactttaattatttgttgAAACTGATTacataaaatgttttaagtAGCTTTAACTCAAAATCCCCAAATACACATTTTGTGTAAACATTAAGAAAGAGATGTTAACAGACACTTTAAATGCAAGTCACTATTTATTAAGCAACCATAAAAGATTTGCTGGCAcatgtaaaatatttaaaacagtaatttaaaacattattaaacaGTGCAAGGGCCTTGGAAAATGGCCAAAGGGCTTCTATCACTGAAGTGGACAATATAAAATCTTGTTATGGTATATGCTCACATTTGGTTCTCAACGTTTTTGGGAccagcgcccccctatccattatccaggtcccttacccccaccccccacaccaaataagatgtaggctaattgccttgaatattaatgattagGTCCTATTATTGTTATGataattgttattgttatgatgtcattttgttgttgtcactATTGTTATCAACGTCTAACGTATCTGACATCCTGTTCCCctgtgttgtgcctgaacgcgttcatcattttttgggcgaatgtgaactgaacgtaccgcattactgcctgatgaacgttactgtgaactcgttcattctggtgtctgtgaacggcacgctctctcagcctgacttcgttcaatagggtgccagagttctatagagccttccaggcgaaaacccggctaaaacacaccgtaaacaagccttaatatgtagcggaaaaaacacccaatctggcaacaccagccaccagtgtcgcaccgccgcatgcatcatcaaaacaaaaagcagcgtggaggcttcgtatgatcatttaaaccagttttatgacgaggtcggtgaggatgggacaaatcttacatttctgtgcaaactttggctttcaaaaaagaaaatccgcacttcagtcccgtccacagcaaacctgaaacagCACGTTGAACTGATTGGGTacgaagatgaaatctgacgcatagtttcagtgtcagaactgataaaataattgccgtctgtggttctatatgggctgtgacaataatttaaaaaaaataatagctcgcagcaacatatggaaaaaaagaactatgaactagttcatttttggaactgtgaacttagttcaaaatgttgaagtatgaactatgaactgaactagttcattttaaaatttgtgaactgaactttgaactagttcatgtagaaagtgaactttcccaacactgccgttcccatgaaggcagcacggagctgcacCACACAAAGCCTAAAGAAACACTAAAGAGTTACGATCCACCGtctcgtccagtcgcagtgGTGAAAACTGGCCGGTTTTAATGTAGCAGACCACTGGTTTTTGCAAGTAGTTTAAAGTGTAAACTCGTATCGTTAAAACATCGCCTTAAAACAAATGCCCCCCAAAGGCACCTCAACACCCCCCTTTCCACAATATttcttccttttaaaaaaaactcacattttCCTTGCTCTACTTCCTTTTTTGTCTGGCTGCCATGTTGGTGTTGTCATACCTTACTCTGTCCTCTGACAaatatagggccctattttaacgatctgaaacgcaagtgtgaaacgcaaaacgcaagtagctttgcgGGCGGATCTCGAGCGCTGAGCTATTAtgccggcgggataaatgagtcttgcgcccgacgcaaatctaaaatgggttggtctgaagtagctaggtgtggtttgggcgtaacgtgaaaataaccaatcagagcgttatctcacattccctttaagagcaggtgcgcttgttccatggcggattgctattataacggcggatttgccgggcgcacgccagcgggagctgtccgggattcggcaaagtaacaaatgcccgtcttgactgggtggcgatgttgctgcggcctcttgggcgcatctcctcaagtctggagaggattgctgtagccatggagcgtgggcctccaaacgcaccacccgttcctgttgtgccccttcctcctccccccactccatctccgtccacccgctgcATCAGGAGCGCATCGCACATTACTCCAGGATCAgattccgccggagtgtccaatcccgccgtagttcaacagcacgtctccttaagtcctctaatatttcctcatttatgtcatcaacacatccatgattcatggaaatgttgtgtaaaacacaacaagccacaaagaatgctgcgactttttgaggactgtaatCTAAAGTTCCTCCTGATcaatccaaacacctgaagcgtccgtttagatgagagaagtgtatgcgcgttgtgcccacgctacattatggccaagcatgcgctcCTAAAATAGcttctgaataacgcgctactgactttagactagcgccactgactttagaccaggtttttcctggtcagtggcggaattgttttctgaaattgcaaaatagcatcagataacatttgcgccggaacacgcctcctcttttcgctgaaccgcccccgggagcgcaaataaattccctaatttaccgacgtgcgtctgtggagggaaaagtccgccgtgcgtcgggtgcaaaataggaatgatacatgcgtcggtgtacaaaggcaatagcgctgagtgcaagatagggccctaaatgtCAAAATGTGGCACGTATAGAGTCTATTTAATCATTTGTccaaagttacattttaaaacagtGCCATTATATTGGCTGAGACCATAAACATTAGATATCCATCACAATGGGGTCTGGGTTCCAAATGTTTAAACAATGAAGAATATAATCAGACAAAAATCTCAGACAGACAAATTTAGAAAAGATAATGGGCACCGTGCATGAATTCAAATAAAAGCTGACATTATAAGTTAGCGTGCAGTGTCTGGCCTGTACTTCTTCCAAATACTCAAACACCAACACTGAAATAATTATTCGGCCGTTCCAGTCTTGTTACCACTGCTAATGAAGCTTTCTAGTAAAATAATCTAACATGGGATCTCATTAAATTGACAAACTCTTCTGGACtgcccctcctccctccaggCTGGCTTCATGAACTTGCCAAACGCTTGGGAACGCCATACTTCCTGGCACCGCTGACCTCCCTGTTGGGAGTCTCTGATTCGCCTCAAGGCACAATGACAGCAGGACTGACCAATTCCAGCCAGTGGAACGGCTCGGGGTTGGAGCCGCTGACCGGGGCCGGTTCGCTGGGTTTAGGCCAATGGAACGCCAGCAGGACCAGAGCGAAGACGCCCAGCGCATCGGGGACGACACTGAGCGGCGGCCCGTCAGTCAGGAGCTCCTATGTGACGTCGCTGTACTTTGCTCTGAGCAGTCTGACCAGCGTGGGCTTCGGCAACGTCTCAGCCAACACAGACTCTGAGAAGATCTTCTCCATCTGCACCATGCTGATTGGAGGTGGGATTAACACAACACCAAAGCAGTCATACTGTGTAGTCTGTAGAAACTTAAAATCCACAATTTGTCGGTTATAGGAATTTCTGTTCACTTGTGACAATTTCATTCTGaatcaaagtggtggactgagcagacaaaCTGATCACTGACCACATCACTAACGTGGCTAAAAACCAGGCTAGAACAGATGTTTGTGAGTTATGTAGTTTAATTAAGGCAGATGACGGCACTGTCAATTATCCTCCTTAAAGTCACATTGACAGGTCACCGACAAACTGCAGCATCGTGGCGCAAAATCCGAGCAAGGCCCGACACCTCAGGTGGACCCAAGGCATTGTCCGTAGGGCTTGATCATGTGTAGATTTATTTTTCTACCTTTGACCAGAGCAGCCACTTACACAGTAATTAAAGCTGTTTGAATCGACCCAAAACCTTTTAGCTGcccattttgtaaagaaataGCACAGTTACCCTAAAACTGAACCATGGCAGAAATCCTTTAAGCTTTTCTTGGtgcttttgtctctttgtctgtagCATTAATGCATGCTGTAGTGTTTGGTAATGTGACTGCCATCATCCAGAGGATGTACTCACGGCGCTCCCTCTACCACACCCGCACCAAGGACCTGAAGGACTTCATCCGGGTGCACCGGCTACCCAAAGCCCTTGAGCAACGCATGATGGAATGTTTCCAGACGACCTGGTCTGTCAACAACGGTATCGACGTCAGCGAGGTAAGAGGGACTCACTGCATCAGGAGTAAGCGATTTAAATGCCTTTGCCACAAGAGCATGTGAACATATGATGGATGTCATGTTACTCTAGATGGCAAACGAGCATATTTCCGAGAATGTCCGACGCTTCCTTTGCCTTTCAGAGAGGGGTAGATGACCTCCGTGGCTTGGGTTGACCTTGTCCGTTACAATGGGATCAACTTTGCTCGGCTTCGAAAATTGAAAGTGCAAATCCTGCGACTTTCCCTAAAGAAACTGTTCAAAGTCATGAGAGGCTTTGGGTTTTGTTTTGGGTTCTATCAAACTGGGGCAGCTAGCCTAATTTCATGGATTAATGACCTCATAGACACTCTTGATGTGTTTTACCATGGCTTTAAATCTAGATAATCCTTTTTAAAGAGATGACATGATGGGGGAAAGACGCTTATACTAAGGTACTAACCCACAACTTTCCCTAGATTTTTGCTTTGCTACCCGCACATACAGTGGGAATTCACTATATATTATGGTATAGTATAGTTATATAGAGAGCTGTTGCATTTGCTGTAATGAATGacatttgagtaaatgtacaaaaatggagaaaaaaaagctcaTCCAGAAACTGTCATGCATGTATCAGTTAGTTGTGACTATGTGGGAAAGTTAAAGGTTTcattttgcattttaatttaACCTCCACTTTCCCACACAGTCACATTCAAATGATGACACACAAAGGAAAGAAGCcactaagagagagagagggattcATCCATAGTTTTAgaattgtgttttgtgtatctttGTTTCACTGCAGAGGGGATAGGCTATACAGTGTGTCCTTTTCATTCCCTCCACAGCTGCTGAAGGACTTCCCAGATGAGCTAAGGGCCGACATCGCCATGCATCTGAATAatgagctgctgcagctgccgCTCTTTGAATCGGCCAGCAGGGGGTGTCTGCGCTCCCTCTCCCTCATCATCAAGACCTCCTTTTGCGCTCCCGGGGAGTTCCTCATACGTCAGGGTGACGCCCTCCAGGCTATCTACTTCGTGTGTTCAGGCTCCATGGAAGTACTGAAGGACAACACTGTGCTGGCCATTCTGggtaaagaacaaaacaaactaaaaactaatatgtttttgttaaagtatgtgtatttatattattGTCCTCATTTTAATTTGGATTATAACAAATTTAGGATTTTTTTGGAATGAAATTTGAAAGATTTTGCCTCAAAAACGGACATGAGCTGCTTTGGCAAAAACAATCAAACTATCAATCCCAGCCATCAAAAACCCATAGTGGTGAAAGGCAATTAAAATGATCAGGATATATATTTTAGATTGTGCTGATATATTGACATTCAAAATGCACATATTAGATAATTAAACCATTGGaatatataatacaatacatGCCAAACACACCCTATATCACATAGCTGACACCACTGAGattcagcaccatggagagcACCCATTCCCACAATGAGGTGTTATGGGAGGACTGGCTCCAGCCATCTATCCTATTTCCACACTCCTATCTTTTGAGAGATCTGATCAGAACAAGGTTAAATAAGTAGGTAAGTATATCATTGCTTGGAGCTTGTGGGTTTGGCTCAAGCCTCCTGTTGGGCTGGCAGTCTGAGTGAGTCATTTTGCTACCTGAATCTTAAAGGGCTTCTCTGTCTTGGACTCCAAACCATAGAAGCCCTCATAGATTCCGGCAGTAAAGTGACTCAGAAACCGCCGTCTACTACCATGTGAAGCAAGAAGAAGATGGTGCATTAACTAACCTACGCCATGGGCATTCCCATAGTACAGTAAGTAATGGAGATCAGCAAGCTTTTTTACTGGGAAAAGTTCATGTCTCATATTTAAGATGATGAAAAACATGTCAGAGACTCAGGGATTTaattagtctggctatcaccagaccaagctcagtcttttaagattgaacattagtctggggagtctgctctgtattttctactgcacaagaggcgttaTCAACGGGcgtagttcaaatgactctgtacgcaactggatagtccttcaaccagtcagaccaacgatccaggTGACGTAGCAGTGGCAACGGCATCaatgggttgctgcgcttcggtggccgccttgttgaatgtaaaaaagaagctgcttggtcgcttctctatcgtcatcgtgttaaacccgccaatagcgcaccaggtggataagccagtttgtgattggtccccgcaaaattgtaacggaagcaggatagataaatgtacaggtttccagcctgagctacagggagaaatcaaatcgccggcagatcagCCGGGGTTTTCCCAGTCTAGGATTTAATGGCACCTTAATAAAAAGCTACACAATATTGCAGAAAACTGTAGGGTGTTGTTACCAATTTTAAGGTGGAGTTTGTGTATAGGGGCATACAATTTACAAAATACACTGGCGCAAGACCATGAAGTGCTTTTTTAAGCGTTATAAGACTTTGGTCTATTTGttgttgtagcattatgagcgGAAGATAAGAAAGGGCTTTTTATTTCTGAGGGAGATATTAGACATCCAGAATTGAATAGCCAGCCAGACAGCTTTTATGAAGAGGAACATGATGGAGGGCAGCCTAGTGCTACATTATGATTAAAAACTGCAATTATCCCCATATCAAACTGCCCCCGTGGGCAAACAAGTCACACAGCATCAAGCGAAAGATGGAGTGTGACCCAAAGACTGAGCAGTTTGGGGTGCAGCAAGAACCTGAACAGGAAATCCATAAACAACAGTCATTGATTTAAACACAACGTTGACAAGTTGTCATGGCAAATGtattacacatccagcagacatggAGCAACAATATAATTCATATAATTCAATCATATTTCTGGCCTCCTGATGAATATAAGTCGAATGTTACCAGCAAGCCATCATAAATAGGTGGACATGATGACAAAACAGGAACAGGAATCTAGCAACCTCGCACAgagaacacaacactgacacttTCATTCTGCATAACACGGATGAAACAGAATagagaaacacaaacagctCTGGAGTGAGTTCAGAACGGTATAAAGCACTGGGAGCAAATTGGCAACACAGTTTTTCATATTAATGATCTAACTGGTGTAAATAATGAAGTCACTGCTGCCTATAGAAGAAACTCGTTAGCATATTGGACCTGCCGTGTATAAACATGCACATTTGTGTGAATATTGAAACGTGCACAAACTAACTAAAttcccctcctctccctcctgtgtagctttacacacacacacacacacacacacacacacacacacacacacacacacacacacacacacacacacacacacacacacacacacacaggtttggcATTGCCACTGTGGATTTACAGCTGTGGAGAAGGCAGTGAGGTAGAGAgaggaaacagaaaaacagaataataaagACAGTCTGTTGTAACCCAAAACAGTCCATCTGTATCCCATGGTGACTACtttaacagaaatataaaatagTCTAACCATACATTCAACCTATTTGCTCTGGAATGTGTTTTTCTTAATAACCGCATTGGGTTGATACTACTAAAAGTACTTTAATACCATGGCCACTTGCCAGTAATTAaactacagtaaaaaaaaattgcatattcACATTTTTGGGAATTGTGCTTTTTAAATGGGTCAGTATGTTTATTACTCTCTGGGTTCTCTTGATGTGGACTATCCCTTATATTGGGGCACTACCTGCATTGTAGTCTTTCAATAGACTACCACCAGTTGTGGTAGAAGTATTGAGAttttgacaacaacactgtcggtgtGTCGACATGATACAACCCCCCCCGAaacgttacgcactaaagctttaaggaaATATGAAATGCATCTGTTGCAATACATTATGGCTCATATATCAGCTTCCAGGTTTATTACGTGACACAATGTACGTGTCTCTGCTTTCCAGGTCGGGGCGACCTGATTGGCTCCGACTGTCTGACCCAGGAGGAAGTGATTAAGACCAACGCCTGTGTGAAGGCCCTGACTTACTGCGACCTGCAGTACATCAGCCTGAAAGGCCTCCGCGAGGTGCTCTGTCTCTATTCGGACTACGCCCAGAAGTTCATCACTGAGATCCAGCATGACCTGACGTACAACCTCCGGGAGGGACACAGCACAGAGGTACGAGGATGGCCGATGCTTTTTTAGCTTATCGCTGATCACTCTGCTCACAGTGAAAATCTTAGTTTGGAAGGTTAAAACACACATTAGATGTCAGAAAAAGTTTTGCGTGGTCCATTCATCAGTCTCCCGCCACTTATCTGAATCTGTGTCGAGGTGGCAGCAGGCGTAACAAAGTAGCCCGGACATCCTTCTCCCCAGCCATCCTCCAGCTCGTCCTGTGGTATACGAACATGTTCTCAGGCCAGATGGGATGTGTAGTCCCTCAGGCATGTTCTGGAGAATCTCCTCCCAGTTGAACGTGATCTGAGGCATCCTGATCATACACCCAAACAA
It includes:
- the LOC114551138 gene encoding potassium voltage-gated channel subfamily H member 3 isoform X2 → MQKSCMCHFLYGSETSDPLTSQMQKALDEQREFKTEIILYKKSGSKFRCLLDIVPIKNEKSEVVMFLVSHKDVTENKDVDHDNESDIDKETGLEIRPISRPAGLNMERRRSRAVLYQLSGHLQKQDKTKSKLKINNSVLGANANPIPEYKVADIQKSRFLLLHYGAFKAGWDWLILLATFYVAVTVPYNVCFTAVEIREDGASAARNPPSVSDILVEILFIIDIVLNFRTTFVSTSGQVVYDARCICVHYVTSWLFVDLIAALPFDLLYAFNISVNFGVHLLKTVRLLRLLRLLQKLDRYSQYSAVVLTLLMSTFALLGHWMACIWYLIGRSEIESNSPASWDIGWLHELAKRLGTPYFLAPLTSLLGVSDSPQGTMTAGLTNSSQWNGSGLEPLTGAGSLGLGQWNASRTRAKTPSASGTTLSGGPSVRSSYVTSLYFALSSLTSVGFGNVSANTDSEKIFSICTMLIGALMHAVVFGNVTAIIQRMYSRRSLYHTRTKDLKDFIRVHRLPKALEQRMMECFQTTWSVNNGIDVSELLKDFPDELRADIAMHLNNELLQLPLFESASRGCLRSLSLIIKTSFCAPGEFLIRQGDALQAIYFVCSGSMEVLKDNTVLAILGRGDLIGSDCLTQEEVIKTNACVKALTYCDLQYISLKGLREVLCLYSDYAQKFITEIQHDLTYNLREGHSTEPGCESNGGIMKKLPSIKEDEEGSGSEGENSPLPKMPPPSRLGRGLRSPPLPARTFRPASDRTRPASLQIPGVSFSCQQPDLSPRFLDWMEAENQSVYDRKFDFSPTASQSFLPSPDSAASGAHDDGNTMQSIAKLKHEMSLLSRQVTAVSQELQEMTSLLKPLFHNPPTLLMASTVAPSVSSHSCSPAPPLFTQHAPVDCSDKPNPPSAPVPEPPSPQPSTTKLLQGELDPIQRPPSQTLTSHYPPVSHRSAPPSLNSSPHEHAVVPHPSSVSVPSLSSSSHPSSITPLLVDLSRPDSQQPQSRLLLVSPSESQFTSSSYPRTLSQSQFQPLLQPSSMASHPGEPLLDLQGVEWGEHTTQLSFINEGQPPM